The DNA segment CAGCGTTTCATTTGGGTGTAACCTGGAGCTGGGAGAGGGAAAAAAATGCTGTTGATCGTAAGCTAATAAAATGGGTGTAATTTTGCGGGCTGGGATGCCCCAGAAATGGATCATATCGTCTGCAGTTGCTTGAGAGTTGCAGATAATATGTTCGGCTTGGTATAAGACTTGGGGAATATAGAAACGAAAATAGGGCGTGAGAGGAGAAAACCGTTTTGGGTAGCGTAGTGGAATCAGATCATGGACGGTCACCACATAACGACAAGAAGAATAGAGAGGGGCTTCTGGAATGGGAGAAAAGAGTAAGGCAGCATCGAGTCGTTTGTAGATTTTCGGTAATTGCTGCTGGGTCCACCAAAGGCGACGTAAGTGCGCGATCGTTCCATGATCGGGGCTTAAGCGATTGGGAATTTGATAGGAGTTATAATCCGTGATCAGAGCTGAAGTGAGAAGGGTGGGTTCTAAGGATGCTAAAGACGGTAGGATATTTTGAGTGTAAGCTGAGATTCCCGTCGGCTGTTGCATCACAATTGAACAATTAACTAGGAGAGGGTTTAACACCAGAGAATTTTTGTTGGAAATAGTGCCATGTCCCTGTTATTTTACCAAGCGCGATCGCGGGCTTGATAGGAACAAGAAATAGTGCATAAGTTAGTAAGCGAATGACACGGAAGTAGAATATAACTCTATTTGTATACCTTTCTAATGTAAACAAGTAGCTGTAGGTGCTATGATAATATTTATTTTTAAGGTTGCAGTTAGTGATAGCAGAAACTTGATGGATGATACTTATTTGAGCAGTTACAGCAATGAGATGACCTTGCTGTTTATACCGTTGACAAAAATCAAAATCTTCGTAATAGAGAAAGTAATTCGGATTAAACTGAGGACACTTTTGAAAATGACTGAAATTAATAATCATGCTACAACCACTTACCCAATCACAGGGAAGATAGGATAGTTCAGGATTAATTGCCAGCAAATTTTCTGATGCAATCCGCCCTTTTATAGAGTCAAAAGTTCCCCCAGCAAACCAAATGTTATAATCCGTTGAGTAAATCAGTGTTCCAAGAATAGAGATTTCGGGATAATGATAAAAAAAAGATTCAGCATCTGTTATAATTTTAGGGTTAAAAAATGTATCAGGATTAAGCAGCCAAACTAATGCTTGAGAATGTTGATTATAAATCCAAGATAATCCCAAGTTACAAGCTCTCCCAAATCCTAAATTTTCACCCGCCTCTATAATGTAAATTGTATCTCTTGCTAATGCTTCTAATGCTTTTTGATCAGGAGGAAAATTATTAACAATTACAAACTTGTGTGAGTTTTTCTGACGGCCCGCCTTGCTTAGGGGCTGTGGTAAACTCAAAAAACTTTCAAGTAGACGCTTCACCAATTCAACAGATTGATAATTAACAACTAAAAAATATAACACCTGACTAATATTTAATATGTAAAATAGTACTTTTTTAATCGAAGGCCTAATAAAGATGCCTTTTTATTCAAAATTAGCTGTTTCGATTGGTACCAAAAAACTTTTTTTTGTAGGTTGCTGGAAAAGTCAGAATAGGTACTATTTAGCATTTTATACGTAACTACAATGTATGATCATTTGCCTAGAACAGCTACATATAACTTGAGCTGATAAAGAACTAAACTATTTTACAAGTTTAAAATTAGTTTAAAGAACTGGAAATATCTACTCATATTTCCTGTTTAATTATGAAGTTATAATTGTATCAACTTGCTGAAGAAAGTTTTTTCGCGAACATTCTACTTCAATTTTTCTTAAAGCAGAATTTCTTATATTTTTCCATAATTCTTGTTCAGAATATACTTTCGCACATTTTTCAGCAAAAGTTAGAGCGTCATCACCGACTAAAATTTCTTGCCTATCTTGCCAACCTAGTTGAGAAGCAATTATTGAAGTTGTAACAATTGGCAAACCATAAGATGCTGCATGATGAACCTTAAATGGAATCCCTGCAGCAAAACGAGTTGGTGCAACAAAAACTTTAGCACAATTATAAATTTCTTGGAGGGATTCTACTTGACCTAATACCTGCAAAGAATCACTTTGTAAATTCCAGATTTCTTGACATTGATTGAAACCGACAATTGTAAATTTTAATTCTTTTCCTATTTTTTCTTTGAGTAAAGGTAAAATTTCTTCCACGAACCAAAAAACTGAATCAGCATTGGGAGAATTAATTTCATGAATAGCTCCTACAAAAACAATTCCTACGCGTTCTTCAAATTTTTTTGGAGTAGGCATTAAGTCAACTGTATGTCCTAATGTATATACTGAACTTAACCCCATCTCAGTGAAACGTTCTTGTTCACGTTCTGAAACTGCCACAATTACATCAGCTTTTTCCGCTAATTTAATTTCTGCTTTAACTAACAGATCTACTTCATCTTGAGAAACCTTTTTTCCTTTAACTTCGCGTTGGCTCACTTCCCGTAAAGCATAAATAGCTTCTGCATCATAAATAATCCGAGTATTTTCAAACCACTGAGGATAACGCTTCAAGATTGGATTTAAGATTTCCATATTATGAGGACGGCTAATCAAAATTAGATCGTAAAAGCGAGCATAGTCGTGCAAAAATTTTTCCAATCCTCCAATCCCTTGATTAAGAACAACTTCAACGACTTTTGGAATATCTTGGTAAACTTCTGTCCAATTTTCTTGAGGAAAAGTGAGGGGATAAAACGTAACAGAGTAATTTAAAGTTACAAGCGCTTGTAAAATATCCCTTGCTCTCGGAAACCCAGATCCCAGAAAGGCATGGGGAACCCGGTCATCTATGAATAAAACGCGACAAGAAAGAGGAGAGCGAGTCCGTGCTAAGAAAGTATTTTCAGGAGTAGGGGACCAATGATAATTAGCAAGCTGTTGAGAATGTTTTTGAGTAAAAATAGATTGATGGGCTTTCTGAAGATTGATTGCTGAGTGATTTGATTGCGAGCTCCCAAATTCAAAGTGTACAACAGTTGCATTAGGCTCGTAAACAACACGTTTTCCTTGCTCCCAAAGTCTTAGGCAATAATCAGTTTCTTCATAATAGGCAGGCTTGTAATCTTCATCAAATCCTCCCATCTCTAAAAATAATCTTCGTTCTGTTAGTAAAAAAGCAGCAGAGCAGTAATCTACATTTCGTTGAAACATGTAGGGAAAATCAAAGGGATTTTCACCTCTTCCATATCCTAAACAAGAACCATCATTCCAAATAATGCTACCTGCTTCTTGCAAAGTACCATCTAAAAGTATAATTTTCCCGCCAACGGCTCCAATATCATCTGCACTACAGTAAGTATTAATAGCAGCAGACAGTGTTCCAGGCAAAATTTGAGCATCATTGTTTAGTAAAAGGAGGTAATTTCCTTTTGCTACTTTAGAAGCTTGGTTAACTGCTGCTAAAAAATGAAGATTCTCATTATTATTAATCCTGATCAAGCCTGAAGTTCGATCAAGAAGTAGCCTGGTTGTATCTTGTGAAGCATTATCAACAACAATAATTTCGCAAGGATGCTTGGGATTAGTGCTAGCGATGACGAGAGAGCGCAAACATTGTAATGTTAATTCTGCTCTGTTGTATAAAATAAGAATAATACTAACGAGTGGTTCTTCTGGTTGAGAAAAGGTTAGTTTCTCGTCACAAATTAAAAAACTGTCTAGCTCAGTTTTATATAGATGAGATAAGATTTTTTTATATTCGCTTTCATTGGACAAAGGTGTAGGATTGCTCTCTTTTTGGGAAGGTATAGGATGATTTTCCGTTTTGGAGGATGAAGATTTAGGATAGTTCTGTGTTTTGGATTGAGTGATTAATAATTTTACTCTATGCTTAGCTTTTCGCAGTAATTGACGAGTTTTAATAACTACATTTATTACTAGGTTATTTAATTTACGAAAAATACCTTTATTAGCTTTATTCTCTTCTGATTTTTCTAATATCTTGTCTTCTATTAATTTAGTTTGAGATTGTTTCAAAAGCAATTGATGATAATACTGATTTAACTCATTTTTTCTTGTTAATAATTCTTTTTTCTTAATCTCTATTTTTTTAGACCAGTCTAAAGTTGATTTCATTTTTACTTTATAAATATATAATAGTCTAATTAAGCATAGTGTTTTGAGGATAAAGATAGATTTCAACTATCTTTTTTCTATTTAATTGGCAACCCTAGGCGATGCTTGATTTGAAACCAAAGCTGCCGTAATTTCCAAAATTTACTACTTTTCATTGCTTGAACAAGGTTTTGTGTTTCTTCCCAACCTTGTAAAGCCTTTTCTAATTGAAACTGAGCATTTTCCCATTCTTGAATCAGGGAGTCTTGTTCTTTTTTAATTTGTTTAAGCTCCTCATTAGTTTGATTAATAGTACTTTCCAATTCCTGATTACATTGTTGAGCATTTTCCCATTCTTGAATCAGGGAGTCTTGTTCTTTTTTAATTTGTTTAAGCTCCTCATTAGTTTGATTAATAGTACTTTCCAATTCCTGATTACATTGTTGAGCATTTTCCCATTCTTGAATCAGGGAGTCTTGTTCTTTTTTAATTTGTTTAAGCTCCTCATTAGTTTGATTAATAGTACTTTCCAATTCCTGATTACATTGTTGAGCATTTTCCCATTCTTGAATCAGGGAGTCTTGTTCTTTTTTAATTTGTTTAAGCTCCTCATTAGTTTGATTAATAGTACTTTCCAATTCCTGATTACATTGTTGAGCATTTTCCCATTCTTGAATCAGGGAATTTTGTTCTTTTTTAATTTGTTTAAGCTCCTCATTAGTTTGATTAACAGTACTTTCCAGTTCCTGATTGTATTGTTGCATATCAGATAATAATAGTTGGTTTTCTTTTTGAACTTTTTCAGCAGTTCGTAGTTTTAACCAGTCTTGAAATAACGATTTTTCATCGAAGATCTGTTTGTGCGTTTGTTGACTTATATAACTATCACTTTGTACTCGTGTATAGTAACAACGATGTTCTAGGTGCTGAAAAATTGTTATAGCTTCGGGAAAAAACTCTTGAATTATGGCAGGGCGACTGGACTGTGAAACCTGATTATGAAATAGAGAAACATCGTAAATTTCAGATTGAGGTGCAAGAGAGAGCTGGAATTTTTCATGTATTGCTTGACCTAACACTTGGGGATTATGCCGAATCTGATCTATATTAAAAAGGATACTGTGATGTGGATATTGATTACAAAAGGAAAGAATAGCGGAATTGTAGCTTATCCAAAATTCTAAAGCAAGGTATGGAAACTCCTGAAAAATGTGATCGCCGCGACGGTAGAGAGAATCAATAACTTCCCAAGGGGTACGGTACACAAAAATAAATTTAGCTTCAGGGACTTGAGATTGCCAAAACTCTAGAAAGAGAGTTCCCCGAGGATCTTTCCACCCTGTAATCCCTGCTTTCTTTCGTTTACTAGCGATAATTTCCTGAGCTCTTATTCTTAAATTTTCAGGAATTTCAGTAATTTTCTCTTGTGTGACCCAACCTTGAGGAGGAAAATTACATGCTTCTAATACACTTTCATGAAATTGAACTACCTCTAAGTCTTCAAAATGCCCTTTCATATTACTTTCAATAGGACCCATCAAATTGCTTCCCATATCAACACCAGCACTTTGTAATAAAGAAGCAGTTAAAGAGGTTCCAGAGCGGTGCATTCCGGTTACAATTAAAATGGGATGAGGAAAATCAGACATGACGCTATTCTAATCTAGAAAAATTTTAGGTTGCTATAAAAACTGGAGGAAAATTATTTTCGCTTCTTGCTATAGTAAAAAAATCATTTATAAAAGTCATGCCTTAGACGACAATTGAAACCTAGCTATATTAGTAGCCCTAATTTGGTAATGTTTAATTTTTTCTTTATATTATTTACTCTCTGTATAATCTTTTTTTTGTCTTTATCTAATACATTAGTATCTTTTACGTAGTCTAGTAACTGTAAAGCTTTTTCCAGAAAGTGATTTGCATTTTGCTTATTTTTTGCTAAAAAAGCCCGCTCACTTTCTGCCAAAAATGTCCTTGCTCGTTCTAAATTAAGTTGCATATTGTAAAGCTGAACAAGAGCATCTAGTTGTTCTGAAAAAGGGCATTGATACTCTAAAATATCAATATTTGAAGGCATATCATATTTCTTCCAGTCTGGTTGTAAATCTTCAAAATTTATATCATGACGTTTTTTAACTAATTCAGAATTACTCTTGTCAAATTTTGTTTGAATTGACTTTGCTAAATCCATTCCAATTGCAAGTTTCTCATTTTTGGGTAGCTCATTAATAAATATATTATGATTAGTATTTAACTCTTTATTGGTATTTAAAGCATTTACTAAAGCCATTGTTCGGATGTCAACTGCTTCATTTACAATTTCAATTTGAGTAAAGCCGACTAAATTTATTTTCAATTTTTCTATAATAAAATCAGTAATAGATGGCTTTTTTTTGAAGGGTAGTATTAATATGTTTTCCGGATGAAACGCACGTTCCCATCGAGCAATAAAATCTTCATAGTTTAAGTAAGGACTAGTGTTTTTTATTTTTTTAAAGAAATCGTAATTAACTTTATGACCAACTCTACTTGCAGTTGAAGCCAATGAAACCATAACGTCTACTTGTGGTCGAAGGTGTGCAACAACTTCTATTGATTCAAAGTAATTACCAATAAATGTTTGAACTCGATCAACCATTTGATCAGAAACTATGCGTGAATGTAAATGTTCATCTGATATGATGAAATATTTGCATTTCTTGTCAAATGCTTCCTTAACTTCTTGATCAAAAGCTTGCTTGACCTTGATATAAAACTCCCTATGTTTTTCGGCATCCGTTAAGTTATTTTGCCAGAAACCATCATCTGGTTTATCTGCATCACGAGCACAAATACTAATGCTTCTATTATCAGGCTCTCCTAGTGATTTAGAATACCAAATCTTTTGACGTTTTAGAAGCTCTCTATTTTTCGATAGCCAGTTTTGAAAAGTTGTTGTTCCTGTTTTTTCTGTACCAATGTGTAAGATTAACTTCAATTTTACTTTTCCTCATAAACTCAGTAATTACTTAAATTGAATCATAGCATTATTGGTTCAGGCACAACGTGACTTGTCAGATATTATTAATTTCGGAAAGTTGCCAAAGAACCAAGCTTCATTCATCTTTATATCAATTACGGTTATTGTGCTGCTCGGAAACTGAAGTATTTTGGCTACAAATTGGTGATGCTGTGTTCCCTGTCTGGCTTGCCCATTGCCTATAATTTAGTGCCAGCCAACACTGACGAGCGACAAGTGATAAGAGCCGTTATATCTCAAGTTAGGGGCAGTGATGTTTATGGAGACAAGGGTTTTATGGTCAAGATTAGCAAGAGCAGATCCACCGTTCCACTGGGAATCGCATTTGGACAATCCATTGCTCTAACGAGACCTAGACAAAAAAAACAACAGGAAAACAGCCTCAAACCTTGTCATAGCAAGGGAGTTACACCAAATGCCTAAAAATCGCTGAAACCCAAGTCTATCCTGAAAAATACCCAATCAAAGTAAAACAATTACTGTGTATAAGTTTGAGGCTGTTTTTACTTCATAATTGTTTAATTCCCGATAGTCGGCTCATCTTTAACCATTTAATTGCCAAT comes from the Cyanobacteria bacterium GSL.Bin1 genome and includes:
- a CDS encoding glycosyltransferase, translating into MKSTLDWSKKIEIKKKELLTRKNELNQYYHQLLLKQSQTKLIEDKILEKSEENKANKGIFRKLNNLVINVVIKTRQLLRKAKHRVKLLITQSKTQNYPKSSSSKTENHPIPSQKESNPTPLSNESEYKKILSHLYKTELDSFLICDEKLTFSQPEEPLVSIILILYNRAELTLQCLRSLVIASTNPKHPCEIIVVDNASQDTTRLLLDRTSGLIRINNNENLHFLAAVNQASKVAKGNYLLLLNNDAQILPGTLSAAINTYCSADDIGAVGGKIILLDGTLQEAGSIIWNDGSCLGYGRGENPFDFPYMFQRNVDYCSAAFLLTERRLFLEMGGFDEDYKPAYYEETDYCLRLWEQGKRVVYEPNATVVHFEFGSSQSNHSAINLQKAHQSIFTQKHSQQLANYHWSPTPENTFLARTRSPLSCRVLFIDDRVPHAFLGSGFPRARDILQALVTLNYSVTFYPLTFPQENWTEVYQDIPKVVEVVLNQGIGGLEKFLHDYARFYDLILISRPHNMEILNPILKRYPQWFENTRIIYDAEAIYALREVSQREVKGKKVSQDEVDLLVKAEIKLAEKADVIVAVSEREQERFTEMGLSSVYTLGHTVDLMPTPKKFEERVGIVFVGAIHEINSPNADSVFWFVEEILPLLKEKIGKELKFTIVGFNQCQEIWNLQSDSLQVLGQVESLQEIYNCAKVFVAPTRFAAGIPFKVHHAASYGLPIVTTSIIASQLGWQDRQEILVGDDALTFAEKCAKVYSEQELWKNIRNSALRKIEVECSRKNFLQQVDTIITS
- a CDS encoding glycosyltransferase is translated as MLNPLLVNCSIVMQQPTGISAYTQNILPSLASLEPTLLTSALITDYNSYQIPNRLSPDHGTIAHLRRLWWTQQQLPKIYKRLDAALLFSPIPEAPLYSSCRYVVTVHDLIPLRYPKRFSPLTPYFRFYIPQVLYQAEHIICNSQATADDMIHFWGIPARKITPILLAYDQQHFFPSPSSRLHPNETLTPATSIKHQPCQYFLHLGRPDPHKNVGRLIAAFAKVSATDNELWLIGPPDPRYTPQLQQQAAELGVRDRVRFLNYIPYDQLPDVIRGATALVFPSLWEGFGLPVLEAMGCGTPVITSNCSSLPEVAGDAAILIDPMDTNEIASAMTTLAQDSKLQAKMREQGLKRAAQFSWEKTGQATVEVLQKFL
- a CDS encoding glycosyltransferase family 2 protein encodes the protein MLYFLVVNYQSVELVKRLLESFLSLPQPLSKAGRQKNSHKFVIVNNFPPDQKALEALARDTIYIIEAGENLGFGRACNLGLSWIYNQHSQALVWLLNPDTFFNPKIITDAESFFYHYPEISILGTLIYSTDYNIWFAGGTFDSIKGRIASENLLAINPELSYLPCDWVSGCSMIINFSHFQKCPQFNPNYFLYYEDFDFCQRYKQQGHLIAVTAQISIIHQVSAITNCNLKNKYYHSTYSYLFTLERYTNRVIFYFRVIRLLTYALFLVPIKPAIALGKITGTWHYFQQKFSGVKPSPS
- a CDS encoding transposase, whose translation is MHLYINYGYCAARKLKYFGYKLVMLCSLSGLPIAYNLVPANTDERQVIRAVISQVRGSDVYGDKGFMVKISKSRSTVPLGIAFGQSIALTRPRQKKQQENSLKPCHSKGVTPNA